From bacterium BMS3Abin11, one genomic window encodes:
- the actP_2 gene encoding copper-transporting P-type ATPase produces the protein MAIDPVCGMTVEANSAAVQEEYQGTTWYFCSDRCRSRFLADPATYAQPETMTDPVCCMEVSADSSYHVEYEGKTYYFCCESCLGKFNIEPAHYIQIHHAEP, from the coding sequence ATGGCTATTGATCCAGTGTGTGGCATGACAGTTGAAGCGAATAGCGCGGCGGTGCAGGAGGAATATCAGGGCACAACCTGGTATTTCTGCAGCGACAGATGCCGCAGTAGATTTCTTGCTGATCCTGCCACTTATGCACAACCCGAGACGATGACTGATCCGGTATGCTGCATGGAGGTATCCGCAGATTCGAGTTATCACGTGGAATATGAAGGGAAGACCTACTATTTCTGCTGTGAGTCTTGTCTCGGCAAGTTCAATATCGAACCTGCGCATTACATACAGATACATCACGCGGAACCGTAG